The Triticum aestivum cultivar Chinese Spring unplaced genomic scaffold, IWGSC CS RefSeq v2.1 scaffold259225, whole genome shotgun sequence nucleotide sequence TGATCGAGATTTCATGTTATGGAGGAGAGACGCTGTATGAGCACGTTGAACACAGCGTCCCTGTCCATCATGTTGACCCTGACGCACCTGGCGTCTCCTCCGAACTGCTCCCCGCCCCGCGCCACGATGCCGTGCCCGCGCAGGAACTCGGCGCAGTCCTCCACGCCATCCTTGTAACAGCGCAGCCACGCGAAGGCTGAGAATGCATGAGAATTCAGATCAAGTTGGAGCAATGACGGAATTATATTGGCATGTAGTGCTACTAGCGTACCGGGGTACGCTGCCACGGTTTGCTTGGTGAAGTTGCAGTagcccgtgatctcatctgggaggCTGAAGGTGCCCGTTGCCGCCACGGCGGCGTGCAGGGCCCGCCAGCGCTCCCCCGTCCGGCGTCGCGCAAAGTCGAAGAGGCGGAGCTGCGTGCCGTCCCCGGGGCCAGGTTCGTAGGCGTCGGAGACGACGCCGAGGATCTTTGCGGCACGGAGCTGCGAGTCCTTGGACACGCCGATGGTGCTCCCATACACGAAGTAGACCATCTTCTTGGCCACATCGCTGTCCTTGACCAGCGCCCACCCGAGCCTGGTGCCGCCGTGGCCGCTGAGCTTGGACATGGTGAAGAGCATGATGTCGTGCGCGGCGGGGCTGGTGATGGGCGTGTACTGAGGCCAGTAATACACCAGGTCGTGGATCGCCTTGCCCTTGCCGGAGTCGGAGCTTAGGACGGCCTCGCGGATGGCGCCGTCGGGGTTGTTGGGCGAGACGACCAGCTCGATGTTCTCGCCGCCGTGGTCGCCGTGGAAGGCGTTGGCGTCCCCCGCCCACCGGTAGTAGCCCGAGAGCAGGAGGTCCGTCTGCACGGGTACATCTACCACGTACGTCGTCCAAGATCACACCCAGCAGGGCATGTCAATCACCCACGACCACGACTCACGAAATAATAATCTAACTGTCTGTATTTTCTTGCTCGATCGACCTATTCTTTTCTTACCGAGTAGTAGGGCGCCGGAGAGACGACGCCGACGGGCCGGTCGGTGCTGGTGGGGGCTAGGGCGTACATGGCAGCCTGGAAGAGCTGGGTGGTGCCAGTGCCGACCACGAGGTGGTAGCCGTCGGCCATTGCGTTGCCGACGAGGCGGTGGACGCGGCGCACCTCGCGCTCCAACTCAGGCTCCAGGTACCAGCAGAGGCCCCCTGCGTTGGAGAAGTAGCTCATCCCCCACCACCCGGggatcaccgccgccgcccgctccccaGCCTCCCTCCAGAACGCCTCGTACATGGTAGGGTCGCCGCTGCACAAATGACACGCAAGGCAAAGCAGACGTGTTACATCAATTCTAGTTCTGCAATACTAATAATCACCAATTGTATTGT carries:
- the LOC123176510 gene encoding tryptophan aminotransferase-related protein 2-like; its protein translation is MDGGGKELGRPAPSGGGVAVWTLVVSNLAYLVFLLCQYHINRRRCDKSSVTRGRPDAKGDALSPDAVINLEFGDPTMYEAFWREAGERAAAVIPGWWGMSYFSNAGGLCWYLEPELEREVRRVHRLVGNAMADGYHLVVGTGTTQLFQAAMYALAPTSTDRPVGVVSPAPYYSTDLLLSGYYRWAGDANAFHGDHGGENIELVVSPNNPDGAIREAVLSSDSGKGKAIHDLVYYWPQYTPITSPAAHDIMLFTMSKLSGHGGTRLGWALVKDSDVAKKMVYFVYGSTIGVSKDSQLRAAKILGVVSDAYEPGPGDGTQLRLFDFARRRTGERWRALHAAVAATGTFSLPDEITGYCNFTKQTVAAYPAFAWLRCYKDGVEDCAEFLRGHGIVARGGEQFGGDARCVRVNMMDRDAVFNVLIQRLSSIT